A window of Gemmatimonadota bacterium contains these coding sequences:
- a CDS encoding SIMPL domain-containing protein (The SIMPL domain is named for its presence in mouse protein SIMPL (signalling molecule that associates with mouse pelle-like kinase). Bacterial member BP26, from Brucella, was shown to assemble into a channel-like structure, while YggE from E. coli has been associated with resistance to oxidative stress.), whose protein sequence is MLLLGTRVLPAQVSSASEARIVTTATEEVEIAPDRAVITFAVETRGRTAASAGTENARIQAAVLDTLRRVGIASAQLKTQGVSINPEYEYPTQGGRPTVVGYQAHNSIQVEVRQISLIGTVIDAGLSRGATNVGGLRFFASSTESATREAMRKAVARARADADAIADAAGGRVGGVIEIIASPSTGSPPGPMVMTSMVMRASEAADVQTPIESGVLKVIVSIEVRFSFVGR, encoded by the coding sequence TTGCTGCTGCTCGGCACTCGAGTGCTGCCCGCGCAGGTCAGCTCCGCGTCCGAGGCGCGGATCGTCACCACCGCGACGGAAGAGGTCGAAATCGCGCCTGATCGGGCGGTGATCACCTTCGCAGTGGAGACGCGGGGCCGCACGGCTGCGTCCGCCGGCACGGAGAACGCGCGCATCCAAGCGGCAGTGCTCGATACGCTACGCCGCGTCGGAATCGCATCGGCCCAACTCAAGACCCAAGGCGTGAGCATCAACCCGGAATACGAGTACCCGACCCAGGGCGGTCGTCCGACGGTCGTGGGCTATCAGGCCCACAACAGCATTCAGGTCGAGGTGCGCCAGATCTCGTTGATCGGGACCGTGATCGATGCTGGGCTTTCGAGAGGCGCGACCAACGTGGGGGGGCTTCGGTTCTTCGCCTCCAGCACCGAGTCCGCCACGCGGGAGGCGATGCGGAAGGCAGTGGCCCGGGCTCGAGCGGATGCGGACGCCATCGCCGATGCCGCCGGTGGGCGGGTGGGAGGGGTCATCGAGATCATCGCGAGCCCGAGCACCGGAAGCCCTCCAGGACCGATGGTGATGACCTCGATGGTGATGCGCGCGTCCGAAGCGGCGGACGTGCAGACGCCGATCGAAAGCGGCGTGCTCAAGGTGATCGTCTCCATCGAAGTCCGGTTCAGCTTCGTTGGGCGCTGA
- a CDS encoding BMP family protein — protein MRTRKYLRSGSFVHIALAGLLACGANKEVPPATAEFKVALLTPGPISDQAWNGAAYRGLERIRDSLGAEISHIQTRTPAEFEENFRQYGAKGYRLVIGHGFEFQDAAQRVGKEYPNSIYVTTGGTGVGANIAALSFAFDEPSYLAGIAAASVTKTGVLATIGGTELPPVEASFRAFADGARSVRPDVTVLSAYLGNWDDAGAGKEQALAHIARRADVLFQNADAAGLGVFQAVRESRGTWIIGSNADQNAIAPSVTLGSVVIDIPHAFLLLAREVKDSTFVPRVVRFDTSSDAVRWVANPAITAVPAGVLAGIDSVRGRFARHEMVLPPVPTP, from the coding sequence ATGCGCACCCGGAAATACCTGCGAAGTGGCTCGTTTGTCCACATCGCCCTCGCCGGTCTCCTTGCCTGCGGTGCAAACAAGGAAGTTCCTCCCGCGACGGCCGAGTTCAAGGTGGCGCTACTGACGCCTGGCCCGATCTCCGATCAGGCATGGAACGGCGCGGCGTATCGGGGTCTTGAGCGCATCCGCGACTCGCTGGGCGCGGAGATCAGTCATATCCAGACGCGCACCCCGGCCGAGTTCGAGGAGAACTTCCGGCAGTACGGGGCGAAGGGATACCGGCTCGTCATCGGACATGGATTCGAGTTCCAGGACGCCGCACAGCGCGTCGGAAAGGAGTATCCGAACTCCATCTATGTCACCACCGGCGGAACCGGAGTGGGCGCGAACATCGCCGCGCTCTCCTTCGCGTTCGACGAGCCCTCCTACCTCGCCGGCATCGCAGCGGCCTCGGTCACGAAGACCGGGGTCCTCGCGACCATCGGCGGGACAGAGCTGCCACCGGTCGAGGCGAGCTTCCGCGCCTTCGCGGACGGCGCCCGCAGTGTGCGACCGGACGTCACCGTGCTCAGTGCGTACCTGGGGAACTGGGATGACGCCGGCGCCGGAAAGGAGCAGGCGCTCGCCCACATCGCCCGACGCGCGGACGTCCTGTTCCAGAATGCGGACGCCGCGGGACTCGGCGTCTTCCAGGCGGTCCGCGAATCGCGCGGCACCTGGATCATCGGTTCGAATGCCGACCAGAACGCCATCGCGCCATCCGTCACCCTCGGCTCCGTGGTCATCGACATCCCGCATGCCTTCCTGCTGCTGGCGCGCGAGGTGAAGGACAGCACGTTTGTCCCGCGCGTCGTCCGGTTCGATACCTCGAGCGACGCGGTGCGCTGGGTCGCCAACCCGGCCATCACGGCCGTGCCGGCCGGGGTCCTCGCCGGAATCGACTCGGTGCGCGGACGCTTCGCTCGCCATGAGATGGTCCTTCCGCCGGTGCCAACGCCGTGA
- a CDS encoding Nif3-like dinuclear metal center hexameric protein — protein MRAHLDELLDVGRIGDYPSALNGLQVDHRGPVTRLAAAVDASHRTIVAAAAAGANLLLVHHGLFWNGLQPLTGPHLTRVRALLDADLALYAAHLPLDAHGTFGNSRLLAGTLGLEITAGFARYQNIDCGVRGEADLDTRDLFARVGDWATPHGHHAVASAIPDGHHTRRWAICSGAGAQVETLREAYAAGIDTLIVGEGPHWTAVDAPERGLVILYAGHYATETLGVRALTSHLAEQYGLPWSFVDAPTGL, from the coding sequence ATCCGCGCCCATCTCGACGAACTGCTCGACGTGGGTCGGATCGGCGACTATCCGTCGGCCTTGAACGGGCTGCAGGTCGACCATCGCGGCCCTGTCACGCGACTCGCAGCCGCGGTCGACGCTTCGCACCGCACGATCGTGGCCGCCGCCGCGGCCGGCGCAAACCTCCTGCTGGTCCATCACGGCCTGTTCTGGAATGGGCTGCAGCCCCTCACCGGTCCGCACCTGACCCGCGTGCGTGCCCTGCTCGATGCGGATCTGGCCCTCTACGCGGCACACCTCCCGCTCGACGCTCACGGAACCTTCGGCAACTCCCGACTCCTCGCTGGCACCCTCGGTCTCGAAATCACGGCCGGGTTCGCCCGGTACCAGAACATCGACTGCGGCGTGCGCGGCGAGGCGGACCTCGACACGCGCGACCTCTTCGCACGCGTGGGCGACTGGGCTACCCCGCACGGGCACCACGCTGTCGCCTCCGCGATCCCCGACGGACATCATACGCGCCGATGGGCCATCTGCTCCGGGGCGGGCGCGCAGGTGGAGACCTTGCGAGAGGCATACGCTGCGGGGATCGACACACTCATCGTCGGCGAAGGACCACACTGGACCGCCGTTGACGCGCCCGAACGTGGCCTGGTGATCCTGTACGCCGGACACTATGCGACCGAGACCCTCGGCGTCCGCGCCCTGACCTCGCATCTCGCCGAGCAGTACGGTCTGCCGTGGAGCTTCGTGGACGCACCGACCGGGTTGTGA
- a CDS encoding polymer-forming cytoskeletal protein → MAIFGKDDSSGRGGKGAAGENTLSIISAGTVVTGDIECTGVLKVEGRIDGSVRRARQVMLAKQGAIHGDVTANEVVVGGLVDGAVAASDRLELQSSAVVNGDISTRSIVVMEGARINGSVKMTELVLVSRGDDSRESKDAKAGRKAQQ, encoded by the coding sequence GTGGCGATCTTCGGTAAGGACGACAGCAGTGGGCGCGGAGGAAAGGGCGCCGCCGGCGAGAACACCCTCTCGATCATCTCGGCCGGCACGGTCGTCACGGGAGACATCGAATGCACCGGCGTCCTCAAGGTGGAAGGCCGGATCGACGGGAGCGTGCGCCGCGCGAGACAGGTGATGCTCGCGAAGCAGGGGGCGATCCACGGCGATGTGACTGCGAACGAAGTGGTCGTCGGCGGGCTGGTCGACGGGGCAGTGGCGGCATCGGACCGCCTGGAGCTCCAAAGCTCGGCGGTCGTCAACGGCGACATCAGCACTCGCTCGATCGTGGTCATGGAGGGCGCACGCATCAACGGCTCGGTGAAGATGACGGAGCTCGTGCTCGTGAGCCGAGGCGATGATTCGCGGGAGTCGAAGGACGCGAAGGCCGGCCGGAAGGCGCAGCAGTAA
- a CDS encoding ABC transporter permease — protein MTDALLALLDGAFGSSYAILSATLVRATPLLLLGLAVTLAFRAGVLNIGAEGQLIVGAIAASAVALGLDALPRPVLVAAMAVAGAAAGASWAGIAAVLRRRFGVLEVISTIMLNFIALALVGWMVRGPLQEPTHVYPQSPTFASQAHWPFLIPGQRLHLGFALGIVLAIGAWAWLAFSASGLRVRLVGAGARAAASAGGIDVARTTFGMFLLSGALAGLAGASEVGGVTFALYEGLSPGYGYTAIAVALLARLDPRWVIASAILFGALEAGAAAMQRDAGVPSVVVQVFVALTVLVVLAATQLGAESRARAAIARAEEA, from the coding sequence ATGACGGACGCGCTCCTCGCCCTGCTCGACGGCGCCTTCGGGTCGTCGTACGCCATCCTCTCGGCAACGCTGGTACGCGCGACCCCACTGCTGCTGCTGGGACTCGCGGTCACCCTGGCCTTCCGGGCCGGCGTGCTGAACATCGGGGCCGAGGGCCAACTCATCGTCGGCGCGATCGCGGCGAGTGCGGTCGCGCTCGGCCTGGACGCACTGCCGCGTCCCGTGCTCGTCGCGGCGATGGCCGTCGCGGGTGCGGCGGCAGGCGCGAGCTGGGCCGGTATCGCGGCCGTGCTGCGACGACGGTTCGGCGTGCTGGAGGTGATCAGCACGATCATGCTGAACTTCATCGCGCTCGCGCTCGTGGGGTGGATGGTACGCGGACCGTTGCAGGAACCGACGCACGTGTATCCACAGTCGCCCACCTTCGCGTCGCAGGCGCATTGGCCCTTCCTGATCCCGGGACAGCGTCTCCATCTGGGATTCGCCCTCGGCATCGTACTCGCGATCGGCGCGTGGGCGTGGCTCGCATTCTCCGCGTCCGGACTCCGCGTGCGACTGGTGGGGGCGGGGGCGCGCGCGGCGGCGAGCGCCGGCGGCATCGATGTGGCACGCACGACCTTCGGCATGTTCCTGCTGAGTGGTGCGCTGGCCGGCCTCGCCGGAGCCTCGGAGGTCGGTGGCGTCACCTTCGCCCTGTACGAGGGGCTCTCCCCCGGATACGGCTACACGGCGATCGCGGTGGCGCTCCTCGCGCGACTCGATCCGCGCTGGGTGATCGCGAGCGCCATCCTCTTCGGCGCACTCGAGGCCGGCGCGGCCGCGATGCAACGTGATGCCGGCGTGCCGAGCGTGGTGGTGCAGGTGTTCGTGGCGCTCACCGTGCTGGTCGTCCTGGCGGCGACGCAGCTCGGGGCGGAGTCCCGTGCCCGTGCGGCAATCGCGCGCGCTGAGGAAGCGTGA
- a CDS encoding ParB/RepB/Spo0J family partition protein gives MTEPVSPLRNIPLAQIRPNPLQPRKEFKPEELSDLEASLRVSGLLQPVTVRPAPRGGGFELIAGERRFRAAQRIGWTEIPAIVKDVDDRLLLSLAMVENLQRSDLNPIEEAEGYEQLIRDFSLTQQEVADIVGKDRSTVANTLRLLALPATVRRLVWDGQLTVGHARALLGVGDDARIAELAREVVAQGLSVREVERRVRETARTPTREGTSSTAPTATPDARSAEVRHLEDQLRKHLGTDVKITQTAKERGEVRIPFYSADDFDRLLELLLGAGRLG, from the coding sequence GTGACCGAACCGGTCTCTCCGCTGCGCAACATCCCGCTCGCGCAGATCCGCCCGAATCCCCTGCAGCCGCGCAAGGAGTTCAAGCCGGAAGAGCTGAGCGACCTTGAGGCGTCGCTTCGCGTGAGCGGTCTCCTGCAGCCCGTGACCGTCCGTCCCGCCCCACGCGGCGGCGGATTCGAGCTCATCGCCGGTGAGCGGCGCTTCCGCGCGGCCCAGCGCATCGGATGGACCGAGATCCCGGCGATCGTGAAGGATGTCGATGATCGGCTGCTACTCTCGCTCGCGATGGTCGAGAACCTCCAGCGGTCGGACCTCAACCCGATCGAAGAGGCCGAGGGCTACGAGCAGCTCATCCGTGATTTCTCGCTCACGCAGCAGGAGGTCGCGGACATCGTCGGCAAGGATCGCTCGACGGTCGCCAACACGCTCCGCCTGCTCGCACTGCCAGCGACGGTGCGGCGCCTGGTGTGGGACGGGCAGCTCACCGTCGGGCACGCGCGTGCCTTGCTCGGCGTCGGCGATGATGCGCGCATCGCGGAACTCGCTCGCGAAGTCGTCGCGCAGGGCCTATCGGTACGTGAAGTCGAGCGGCGGGTCCGTGAGACCGCCCGGACGCCCACGCGGGAAGGTACCTCCTCGACCGCGCCGACCGCGACGCCCGACGCGCGATCGGCGGAGGTGCGGCATCTCGAGGACCAGTTGCGCAAGCACCTGGGCACGGACGTGAAGATCACCCAGACGGCGAAGGAACGCGGCGAGGTCCGGATCCCGTTCTATAGCGCGGACGACTTCGACCGGCTCCTCGAACTACTGCTCGGCGCCGGTCGTCTCGGATGA
- a CDS encoding ParA family protein: protein MARIIAIANQKGGVGKTTTAVNLAASLAAAEQRTLLVDGDPQGNASSGIGLVRDEIGETVYDVLLDASRIEGAIVRGVQFKHLDVLPATPDLAGAEIELVSEDERELAMRRGLERVRDQYDYILIDCPPSLGLITLNMLAAADALLIPLQCEYYALEGLSQLLNTVHLVQQGVNPSLGIDGVVLTMYDARLNLSRQVATDAREYFGAKVFQSVVPRNIRLAEAPSFGKPIILYDVASVGAQAYMGVARELIEMGSSTRDASVNGTDHVGSI, encoded by the coding sequence GTGGCCCGCATCATCGCAATCGCCAATCAGAAGGGTGGCGTCGGCAAGACGACGACCGCCGTGAACCTCGCCGCCTCACTCGCGGCCGCTGAGCAACGCACGCTACTCGTCGATGGCGATCCGCAGGGAAACGCCTCCAGCGGAATAGGCCTCGTGCGCGACGAGATCGGAGAGACGGTCTACGATGTTCTCCTCGACGCATCCCGGATCGAAGGAGCGATCGTCCGCGGCGTCCAGTTCAAGCACCTCGATGTGCTGCCGGCGACGCCGGACCTGGCGGGTGCCGAGATCGAACTCGTGTCGGAAGATGAGCGCGAGCTCGCGATGCGACGAGGGCTGGAGCGGGTCCGCGACCAGTACGATTACATCCTGATCGACTGCCCCCCCTCGCTGGGGCTGATCACCCTGAACATGCTCGCGGCGGCTGACGCCTTGCTCATTCCCCTGCAGTGCGAGTACTACGCCCTCGAGGGACTGAGCCAGCTCCTGAACACGGTGCACTTGGTCCAACAAGGCGTCAATCCGTCACTCGGCATCGACGGCGTCGTCCTAACCATGTACGACGCCCGTCTCAATTTGTCGCGACAGGTAGCGACGGACGCGCGCGAATACTTCGGCGCGAAGGTCTTCCAATCGGTGGTCCCTCGCAATATTCGCCTCGCCGAAGCACCGTCCTTCGGGAAGCCGATCATCCTTTACGACGTCGCTTCGGTCGGGGCTCAAGCCTACATGGGCGTTGCGCGCGAACTCATCGAGATGGGATCGAGCACGAGAGACGCGTCAGTGAATGGCACGGACCACGTTGGGTCAATCTGA
- a CDS encoding ATP-binding cassette domain-containing protein translates to MRSGTVHALLGENGAGKTTLMRIAFGLLSPDAGEFRIHGEPVRLASSRDAIARGLGMVHQHFMLVPAMSVTENVALGGRGRLVRAQVDARIRGIGTASGLALDPAAQVAELPVGAQQRLEIVKALAHDARILILDEPTAVLAPAEAAELLRWLRRFADDGGTVVLITHKLRDAFAIADDITVLRRGRTTLAGSRAALSEADVISALTGDAAAASVRAPAARGPLVGPPVLALEGVSYDDTRGIRRLSDVSLSVAGGEVLGVLGVEGAGQRELLRVMAGRLTPTVGRVTRPAQVGFIPEDRLEDAIIPALSLTENILLADAGRLRGRIDHRDATTRTRGILTRFDVRAAGPSAPAGSLSGGNQQKFVIGRERAQAALALIAENPTRGLDLRAAARVLDEIAAPDGDAHPAVVLHSSDLDEVLAVASRVVVCYQGTVREIPWPDDPDDRTPFTRAMTGAA, encoded by the coding sequence GTGCGTAGCGGCACCGTCCATGCGCTCCTGGGCGAGAACGGTGCTGGCAAGACGACGCTCATGCGGATCGCCTTCGGCCTGCTGTCGCCGGACGCCGGGGAGTTCCGCATCCATGGCGAACCGGTGCGACTCGCCTCGAGTCGCGACGCGATCGCCCGAGGGCTCGGCATGGTCCATCAGCACTTCATGCTGGTACCCGCGATGTCCGTGACGGAGAACGTCGCGCTCGGGGGACGCGGACGTCTGGTGCGCGCACAGGTCGACGCGCGCATCCGCGGGATCGGGACCGCCTCGGGCCTCGCGCTCGATCCCGCCGCGCAGGTCGCAGAGCTCCCGGTGGGCGCACAGCAACGGCTCGAGATCGTCAAGGCACTCGCACACGATGCGCGCATCCTGATCCTCGATGAACCGACGGCGGTGCTCGCTCCAGCCGAGGCCGCCGAGCTGTTGCGCTGGCTCCGCCGCTTCGCCGACGACGGTGGTACGGTGGTGCTCATCACGCACAAGCTGCGCGATGCCTTCGCGATCGCGGACGACATCACGGTCCTCCGACGCGGAAGGACCACGCTCGCCGGGTCGCGCGCCGCGCTGTCGGAGGCTGACGTGATCAGTGCGCTCACCGGCGATGCCGCGGCCGCCTCGGTTCGCGCGCCCGCCGCGCGCGGACCGCTCGTCGGTCCACCCGTCCTGGCGCTCGAGGGTGTGTCGTACGACGATACCCGCGGCATCCGCCGCCTCAGCGACGTCTCGCTCTCCGTGGCCGGCGGAGAGGTCCTGGGCGTGCTCGGCGTGGAAGGCGCGGGTCAGCGGGAACTCCTCCGCGTGATGGCCGGCCGACTCACCCCGACCGTCGGGCGGGTGACGCGCCCCGCGCAGGTGGGATTCATCCCGGAGGACCGTCTCGAGGATGCGATCATCCCGGCGCTGTCGCTCACGGAGAACATTTTGCTGGCCGACGCGGGCCGCCTGCGTGGGCGGATCGATCACCGCGACGCGACGACGCGCACCCGCGGGATCCTCACCCGATTCGACGTCCGCGCGGCGGGACCGAGCGCACCGGCCGGCTCGCTCTCCGGCGGGAACCAGCAGAAGTTCGTGATCGGCCGCGAGCGCGCACAGGCGGCGCTCGCACTCATCGCCGAGAACCCGACGCGTGGGCTCGACCTGAGGGCCGCCGCCCGAGTGCTGGATGAGATCGCCGCACCGGACGGCGACGCGCATCCGGCCGTCGTGCTCCACTCCTCCGACCTCGACGAGGTGCTCGCGGTCGCCTCCCGTGTCGTGGTGTGCTACCAAGGCACGGTGCGCGAGATCCCGTGGCCTGACGATCCGGATGACCGCACACCGTTCACGCGCGCGATGACGGGAGCGGCATGA